A window of the Tachyglossus aculeatus isolate mTacAcu1 chromosome 2, mTacAcu1.pri, whole genome shotgun sequence genome harbors these coding sequences:
- the IL6 gene encoding interleukin-6, translating to MNSVLRSTAALTLLLIMTATALPPSRSSKEELSDVALPNKSPSGQQPFGNPESIAKTLWQQANGLKDKICDQYNLCEKNKVVLAENNMNLPKMTEEDGCFLSGFNEETCLKRIVSGLSEFQIYLKHVHKTFKGEEKKVESMQSYTKHLSNIVKQMMKNSDAGTEPPPASQETLLTKLESLEEWTKTVSMQLIISNFTKFMEDTMRAVRFVKTRSLNA from the exons atgaactCTGTCCTCAGAA gcacAGCTGCTCTAACCCTGCTCCTCATCATGACTGCTACGGCCTTGCCCCCCTCAAGATCCTCCAAGGAAGAACTTTCGGACGTCGCTCTGCCCAACAAGTCACCCTCGGGCCAACAGCCGTTTGGAAATCCCGAGTCCATCGCAAAGACTCTCTGGCAACAGGCTAACGGTTTGAAAGACAAG ATATGTGATCAATACAATTTGTGTGAGAAAAATAAAGTGGTACTTGCAGAAAACAATATGAACCTTCCAAAAATGACAGAAGAAGATGGATGCTTCCTTTCTGGCTTTAATGAG GAGACGTGCCTTAAAAGGATCGTCAGTGGCCTTTCAGAATTTCAGATCTACCTGAAACATGTACATAAAACATTCAAGGGTGAAGAGAAAAAAGTGGAATCCATGCAGAGCTACACAAAACATCTCTCTAATATCGTGAAGCAGATG ATGAAAAATTCCGATGCAGGAACCGAACCACCTCCTGCTTCACAGGAGACCCTGTTGACAAAACTCGAGTCACTGGAAGAGTGGACTAAGACAGTCAGCATGCAGCTCATCATTTCAAACTTCACCAAATTTATGGAGGACACTATGAGAGCTGTTCGTTTTGTGAAGACCAGGAGTCTGAATGCCTGA